The sequence AAATATCCTCTGAATAATTCCCCTCGTAACATATAAGGGAACCAATATTCATCATCCGGCCACATTTGTTTGAAAGGAATATCTTTCAAATTATACCATTTTGGTCGCATTTCTGaacaaaagaatataaatataattacagtgtatttattatatttttaagtagGTATACGTTagatattacaaaaaaagTGTAATAGATATCTTTTTAAACCTTTTTATTTTGCTCAAACATATTCTAGTTTCTTTGTCCTTCTAATTGTTTTTATAGTTTGCATAGTTTAAACAAAAACATGCAATTTCATGATTATGATTAGATAGATATTATTGCAGTAtgattaaaataaagaaatatagagACATGGAATAATAACTAATATTgcacataaaaatatacataattaataataagaataaatacttgataataatgtaatattaattttagttataatattaatgtttgaaatttaaataccTTCAGATTCTATTATCTTTCCACGATACTCATATGTTTCAAAAACATGAACTTCTAATAGAACTTCATCTCCctcaaattcaaattctaaaattccaactttttttaatttttgtgcAGATAAACCacattcttcttttaattcactataaaattatacacTGATAATTTAAGAAGTATACactttaatttttatctcGTTTATGTGTGATAGCAATATTCTAAAACATTACATGCAATAATCATATTATATTgcatacattttatttttaacttatcttaaatatcttttctattatttttaccAATTACTAtcacaattttaatttaagtgtaatattttgtatttatttaattatttaaaattgtacctGTGTATACATGATGattcatgaaaaatattttagaattacCTTGTAAAGGTATTATGTGCAGAAATAGATTTAAATAGGATTAAATAAACAatgtaatgccatataacgttttttAGATATATGGCGTTATTAGAAaccataaataaaaaatcttgagtataacaattttgtttctatattctaaataaaaagatctctgatattcataaatattttttctttaactttgtcaaatttatattattattattttcatgacTCATCCTGTATATAATTAAACAAAGTGATAAAAATCTTTGTTAAAATTCGTTGTTATTTAATGTATCagttattatgaaatataagatattgttgaatataatattctcAACTTATTACTAACaataatttctctttttaaaagtttatattatttagttcatatatagtatagtagtacagtgaaaatttaaatttacaacGTTTTTTTCGATTTACATGAGATAATTTCAGtctgttatttaaaattatttaccgCACAGCTCCTTGAAAAATTGATTCTCCAGGTTCCACTTTACCGCCAAAACCGTTCCATTTATCTTTTCCGAATCCTCGTTTTTTGAAGCCCAATAAAATTTCTACTGTTTTTCTAATAAAGACTAacgaaaaaactttttttgTAGACATTTTGATCTATAAACTTATCTAGAAACTTGaagttttattctattttgcgtgtgataaaattcttttggAAAATTACAACAGTAATACATTCATATAGTACTAATTTTGTACAATTTAAAgttgaaattgatttttggttctttctttaaataaaGGTTGAATTTGCAATAAGAGagttattgtataatataaattttcacgCTTTAATTTGAAACGTAGTTGAACTGCTTGAAAGGTTATGCTGCTATTAGAATGCTTAAAGTATACTAACAATAAGGGTAGTTTCTGAACGTACGTTTacacatatttattatatcctCCGAAATGTtatcatagaaaattttatgaTGGTATACCTtctataatgaaatacgtacTTTTACCACCTAATTTATCTTGTATTACTAATTAtatcttaatatttataataaacaagCAGATTAGcacttttattaaattattcatttttttatttcaattgaaCGCCACATCAATCACTTGTATGGGTTACTAGTGACTCAAGGGCTGggtttataaatttttttatacagtTTGATATGTTTAGGTAGCATAGTAGCGTGTAAACTATTGTGTAGCAAtgatatattacaaaattatatatacatttaaagTGATAAGGAAAATccttatatttattaacaacaTATACAATATTAACAAAAACGGGATAGTATGCACAGTGAAGATTAAATACATGTTGCatctaatttaatattatatttttctctattcagtatattattataaatacaatatatacaaATTCTTATGTTTGTTGTTCTTTATCATGttcaatatttttgtgtaGTGTGTGTGGCtcaaaaattgttttataactCTTCAATGCTTTCTCATACGcctcttcttttttaacaCCACCCTATAACAAGtagaataaatttgtaatCTGATTGtcatataattaaatatgttatatagcattatgtttaatagaatttctattttatgttACCTGTAATAAACAATCATAAATAGTGAAAAAGATTTGAGTTTCGGTAATCTTATCTTTTTTCATATCTATAATAGGTAGCGATACATCTTTGTgaaattttctacaaaattacacatttgaaatgtaaatgtatgTTAGAAGTACATGATgatgataaatatatattttacaactatttacatataatttgaaattttacttaCGCTCTTATAAGATCTtccttataaaatattttttgcatatttattGTTGATGTTTTTCTACTAAAAGTTGGTTCATATTTTGGAGGATAGGCTTTGTATATCTCATACCATATTGGTAAATTATCAGGACGTAATACATCTGCATTTAACAGTGACTTTACTCTAAAAATAATttaggaaaataaaattatcttgaaattctaaaaaattattttttagtatAGCTATAgtaattgattaaaataagTGTTTTCCTTAGGAAAATTGTTTATCTTGAGAACTTCAAGATAACTGAATTTTAACCTTTTATCgcatttatcatttttaatagaatgaaaatacttttatttattaccaTTAATTTTGTACATAAATAGTAGTGTGTATAATATATGACGTCAAAAATAATCTATATgataataaacaatttat is a genomic window of Bombus huntii isolate Logan2020A chromosome 1, iyBomHunt1.1, whole genome shotgun sequence containing:
- the LOC126868390 gene encoding oxidized purine nucleoside triphosphate hydrolase-like; the encoded protein is MSTKKVFSLVFIRKTVEILLGFKKRGFGKDKWNGFGGKVEPGESIFQGAVRELKEECGLSAQKLKKVGILEFEFEGDEVLLEVHVFETYEYRGKIIESEEMRPKWYNLKDIPFKQMWPDDEYWFPYMLRGELFRGYFLYRGQDLILKYNIETMEELPALDCIS
- the LOC126868401 gene encoding 28S ribosomal protein S23, mitochondrial, which gives rise to MAQSRTERIGTIFTRVKSLLNADVLRPDNLPIWYEIYKAYPPKYEPTFSRKTSTINMQKIFYKEDLIRAKFHKDVSLPIIDMKKDKITETQIFFTIYDCLLQGGVKKEEAYEKALKSYKTIFEPHTLHKNIEHDKEQQT